CGCCGGAGTCCGACGAGGAGGAAGAATGGAGCGATGAGGGAGGAGAAGAAAGCGACATTGATGACGAAGACCTGACCGATATTGAAGAGTGGGACGAAGACGATGAAGATTGGGACGACGAAGAAGACGATGACGAAGAGTGGGATGAGGAGGAAGAAGAAGAATGGGAGGACGAGGAAGAAGACGACGACGAAGAAGAGTGGGAAGAAGAAAACTGGGAGGAAGACGAAGAGAAAACCGACTGGGACGATCGCGATTGGAATTGAAAATGCGCGGAGCCTCTAACCGACAAAAAGATGTGGCCGGCATGTTGCGCCGGCGGCAAAAACAGAGTCGCCCAGCGCCGCCTCTTCCTGCAAAACCGTCTGGCAAAACCGGCAAGTCGCCTATTTCGAAAAATAAAAAATCGTAGACGATGCGCTATCTCGTCCGGATCGGAGGACGTCAATTCACAATCAGCGAAATCGACCGCAACCAAGGCCGGGCCCGGATCGACGACCAATTGGTGGCGTTTGATTTCCAACACGTGCGCGGCTCACTCTACTCGCTGATCATCAACGGCAAGGTTTTTTCGGCGTATTTGGAAAGCGACGGCAGCATCGAGGAAATTGCCCAAGGCCCGAATCTTTTTCGCGCCGAAGTCGAAGATGAGCGTGCCGCCATTTTGAAGCAACTCACACACAGCGAGACGGACGCCGGCGGGACGTTTGCTCTCAAAGCGCCGATGCCCGGCTTGGTGCTTCGGCTGCCCGTGCAAAAAGGCGACGCCGTGCAAAAGGGCCAAAGCCTCGTCGTCATTGAAGCCATGAAAATGGAGAATGACATCAAGTCGCCGGCCGATGGCGTTGTCGCGGCGATTCACGTCAACGAGCGCCAGCCCGTTGAAAAAAACACCAAGCTGATCACGCTGACCACGAAATGAAGTAGCGCAGCCTTTGAAAATTTTAAATTTTCAATTGAAAATTTAAAATTCCCAATTATGACTTCAACCAACCTCGGACTTCGGACCTCGGACTTTAAAACCATTGGCATTCTCGGCGGCATGGGACCGGAGGCTACCGCGCGCTTATTCGAGCGCATTATTGCTCTGACGCCAGCCACGCGCGATCAGGATCACCTGCCAGTGCAGATTTGCAATCTCCCCCAAATCCCCGACCGCACCGCCGCGATTCAAGGCCGCGGCGAGTCGCCGGTGCCGCTGGCCTGCCAGGGTTTGCAAAGGCTCGCCGCCAGCGGCGCGGATTTCATCGCCATTCCCTGTAATAGCATTCATCACTTTTTCACCGAGTTGCAAGCCTCGGTGAAAATTCCCATTTTGCATCTGATCAATGAAGTTCTTCGCGCCGTCTTGCAGCGCTGGCCGCAGGCGCAGCGGTTCGGCTTGCTGGCGACCGATGGCATCATTCAAAGCGGCATTTATCAGAAATTTTTTTCGGCGAGGCAGTGTGAAATTATTGCGCCAGATGCCGGCCGCCAAAAAGAAGTGATGACCGCCATCTACGCCATCAAAGCCGGTCAAAAAAATTTTCGCGATGCCCTCGCCGCCGGCCGCGATCTCCTCGAACGCCGCGCCCAGGGCATCATTCTCGGCTGCACTGAGCTTGGCCTGGTGGAAAATTATCTCGCCAAGGATTTGCCGGTGATCGACTCGATTGAAGTTTTGGCGCAGGCGTGTGTGGATATGGCGAGAGGGGTGAGGGAGATGCCAAAACTTTTGTAGTTGTGCCTTCAGGCTCTGATGCACAACACGAGACATTGCGTCTGAAGGCGCCACGACAAAAGAGTTCTCATTCTACTTTCCAAACATGAACAACAACGGCCGCCAAACTCTTTTCGCCCACGCGGCTTCGTTATGCGACGCGCCTTCGTCATAAAAATATTCCAAATCAACGCCCGGCTTGTAACCCTTCGCCTGCAACAACGCCACCATTTCATCATAACCCGGTTTGAGACGCGCTTCCAAGCCCTCACTGCCGTCATCAAGATAAACCCGAATCGGTTTTTTCGGGCCGGAATAATCCCGCACTTCTTTGAGAATCTTGTTGTCATCCCACAAAAAGGCGCTGGAAAGGCAACCGGCTTTCGAGAAAATTTCGGGATGCCACCAGACAAACAAGAATGAAATCAATCCGCCCATCGATGAACCCATCACCGCCGTATTTTTCGCGTCGGGTTTGGTGCGAAAGGCCTGGTCAATCATCGGTTTCAGCTCGTTGGCGACAAAATCAACATAGCCGCGCCCCAATTCGGAGTCGGAATACTCCGGCGCGCGGTCGGGTGAATTATAAATTCCCACCACGATGATTTCCTCCATTTTCTGCGCGCGAATCAGGCTGTCGGCGACTTCGTCGATCCGCCAATCATACCCGCCAAAAGAAGTGCGCGGATCGATGATATTTTGGCCGTCGTGCATGTACAGAACCGGATAACGCTTTTGCCGGTTTTTCTCGTAAGAGGGCGGCAGCCAGACGATCACGTCACGAGGATGTCTGAGCTTTGCGCTCTTGACGGCGCGATAATATTTCACCGTTCCAACAATGCCGCTTCTGGTCGGAGGAGCCGTGCTCATTTGATCGCGCCAAGTTAACGGCCGCAGCGTAATCGTCGTGTCAACTCGAACGGTAAGGGTGATATTGGACGGAATGACGCCGGCCTGGTAAATCGCCTCAGCGTTCCAAGAGCCGCGTGTGATTTTAAATTCCACGCTCGTGCCTTTTGGAATTTTTTGCACGAAGCGCCACAGCGAATCATTTTGCTTTTTCATCTCGATTTTGCCGGGATCCCAGTTGCCGAGGCTCGGCTGATTGCCGGCAATAAAGACGCGCGCGCCGGCCGGCGTTGAGGCCGGGGTGATGACGTTGACATTGACCCGCGCCTCTTTTCGCGGTTCAAAATAGTTGATCTTGAACTTCTTCAAATTCGGCGCATATTTTCTCGGCCGCGTTTTTTCATACTCATAAACCACGCGGCCAAGATTGGCCAAAAACGGCAGGCCGATCGTTTCATATTCGTATTTGCCGTCGTTAAAAATCTGATCTTCGTTGACATAAATGACGGCGCTGAGCAAAAATTCGATGTTGTTTTCGAAATCCACGATGTAGGCGTTGTCGGTCAAATAACCATAAGCTTGGCCGACTTTGTTGAAAATGCGGATATTCGAGGGAATGGGTTTCCTCGAATCGCCGAACATGAAAAATTTGACGTAGCTTTCGTAATATTCCGTCGTGTCATATTCGGGATAGGCGCATTCAGACGGCAGCATCGACATATATTTGTGCAAAAACCGTTCATCATCTTCAGTGAGAAGAAATCTTTGTTGCGGCTTGACCGCCTCCGGAAACATCACGGCTTTGAGCAGACCTTGCAGATTCGCCAGCGAGATATAATTATTCCGCGAGAAATCCTTCGGCGCTGCGATCAATGAGTCATTTTGGATAAAGCCCTGGCCGCGGCGCGTGGTTTTGAGTTTATTCGGAAAAACGAGCGGATTGAAGCGGGGCGGTTGTTGATAAATAATTTTATCGCCGTCGTAAAAAGTGAACGGGTTGGTGTGACGATTCTCCTCGGCGGAAAGCGCGATGGCGAGACGATGAACGAGTTTGAGATTTTTGAAACCCTTTTTCCACAAGGCTTCATTCAGCTCGCGCTGGCCGATAAATTCATAGAGCCGGTTGAAGGCGTCGTTATCACTAACCAGGAAAATTTTTTTGATGTAATGGGCGATGGACGGCAGGTTGTTTTCGGCGCTGGAATCATGCGTGACGGCGCTTTGCCCGCTGTACGCGCTGTCGATGCGCAACGCCGTATATTTATTCAGCCCGGGAATGCCGAGTTGATTCAGCTTTTCCAGCGCCAGAATCGCCGCGGGCAGCTTCACCGTGCTGGCCGGATAAAAATATTCTTTGTCGTTCACGCGATAAGAAAAGGAGCGAAACGCGGGTTTGTTATTTTGATCGCGGTCAATCTGGGTGTATAAAATCTGCACTTCGTATTTTTCAACGTGCTTCAG
Above is a window of candidate division KSB1 bacterium DNA encoding:
- a CDS encoding amino acid racemase; the encoded protein is MTSTNLGLRTSDFKTIGILGGMGPEATARLFERIIALTPATRDQDHLPVQICNLPQIPDRTAAIQGRGESPVPLACQGLQRLAASGADFIAIPCNSIHHFFTELQASVKIPILHLINEVLRAVLQRWPQAQRFGLLATDGIIQSGIYQKFFSARQCEIIAPDAGRQKEVMTAIYAIKAGQKNFRDALAAGRDLLERRAQGIILGCTELGLVENYLAKDLPVIDSIEVLAQACVDMARGVREMPKLL
- a CDS encoding biotin/lipoyl-binding protein is translated as MRYLVRIGGRQFTISEIDRNQGRARIDDQLVAFDFQHVRGSLYSLIINGKVFSAYLESDGSIEEIAQGPNLFRAEVEDERAAILKQLTHSETDAGGTFALKAPMPGLVLRLPVQKGDAVQKGQSLVVIEAMKMENDIKSPADGVVAAIHVNERQPVEKNTKLITLTTK
- a CDS encoding alpha/beta hydrolase-fold protein, with translation MFKRFHLILIVLFSIFCSPVIAQNPALKNNSKLVEQLLRSRPDLFGEILKHVEKYEVQILYTQIDRDQNNKPAFRSFSYRVNDKEYFYPASTVKLPAAILALEKLNQLGIPGLNKYTALRIDSAYSGQSAVTHDSSAENNLPSIAHYIKKIFLVSDNDAFNRLYEFIGQRELNEALWKKGFKNLKLVHRLAIALSAEENRHTNPFTFYDGDKIIYQQPPRFNPLVFPNKLKTTRRGQGFIQNDSLIAAPKDFSRNNYISLANLQGLLKAVMFPEAVKPQQRFLLTEDDERFLHKYMSMLPSECAYPEYDTTEYYESYVKFFMFGDSRKPIPSNIRIFNKVGQAYGYLTDNAYIVDFENNIEFLLSAVIYVNEDQIFNDGKYEYETIGLPFLANLGRVVYEYEKTRPRKYAPNLKKFKINYFEPRKEARVNVNVITPASTPAGARVFIAGNQPSLGNWDPGKIEMKKQNDSLWRFVQKIPKGTSVEFKITRGSWNAEAIYQAGVIPSNITLTVRVDTTITLRPLTWRDQMSTAPPTRSGIVGTVKYYRAVKSAKLRHPRDVIVWLPPSYEKNRQKRYPVLYMHDGQNIIDPRTSFGGYDWRIDEVADSLIRAQKMEEIIVVGIYNSPDRAPEYSDSELGRGYVDFVANELKPMIDQAFRTKPDAKNTAVMGSSMGGLISFLFVWWHPEIFSKAGCLSSAFLWDDNKILKEVRDYSGPKKPIRVYLDDGSEGLEARLKPGYDEMVALLQAKGYKPGVDLEYFYDEGASHNEAAWAKRVWRPLLFMFGK